The Microtus ochrogaster isolate Prairie Vole_2 unplaced genomic scaffold, MicOch1.0 UNK16, whole genome shotgun sequence genome segment agggagaaggagagaagttGGAGGAGAACAcaagggaatgggatggtcaagatggggaaaggacggagagggagaacaaggaaagagatatcttgattgtgggagccattgTGAAACTAGCAtgaaacctggcaccagggaaaGTCTCAggtatccacaaggatgaccccagctaagactcttaagTGGAGAAAGTGTCTGAACTGgtcttcccttgtaatcagattgatgactaccttgtcatcatagaaccttcatctagcaactgatggaagcagatgcagagatccacagttaagcaCTGGGCAAAGCTTCCAGAGACCACTCCAAGAGAGGGGGGAGCTATAATATGAGCTAAGAaatcaagactatgatggggtacccatagaaacagctggcctgagctagtgggagctcccTGACACTGGACTGACAATGGgaaaacctgcataggaccaaactaagtcctctgaatgtgggtgacagatgtgtggTTGGGGTAGTCTTTGctgtcactggcagtgggactaggATTAATCCTAGTTTGAACTAgattgaactggctttttggagcccattctttttggagggataccttgctcacctGAACCGTAGATGGGAGccccttggtcctgcctcaaagtgatgtgtcagactttgttgactccccatgagatgccttaccctctctgaggagcgggtgggggttgggggtgggaaatgtgggggaagtgggaggaggagagggagtgggagtgagataggtatgtaaaatgagaaaagatcatttttaaaaaataaattattaatttaataaatatattgatttaaCTTAGTCTCTCAgcagttagctcattaacagtcaaaaattcaaagaaaacacaatagtatacataatccagactctctgtgcattttccatctttacatggtttatttcttttatattacttttactgtctctttaaagactttgtttaattttttcaaaCTATGTGttttttctataactgcctatacccatttccctcctttcttAAGCTTACATACATTTTTTTGAACACACTGAGACTCGTTTAGAGGTtgatttttgtctgaatctgtctttattgtgtatctgtactCTCTTTCTACTCACTGCTTTAAACTGCTAAGTGGGCACGGCTAGGAACAAAGTGGCAGCTTTGGCGGTGGGCTCTGCCCCTGCTTGGCTTTCCATCATGGTGCAGGTACCTGAGAGTCTcacgtccccccccccccccgccgctcCGCCGATTTCAAGGGTTCGTGCAGCCCATCAGGTAGTGTGCACCCAGCCCACATGTGTGAATAAATGCTAAATACGCCACACAGCGTGCGGGTGATTAGTCTCTCTGTGTGAGACTGCCGAGACCACCACGCTGCTTAGCTCATGGctgctggcagctggctccatcttGCAGGGAGCTGAGGGAGGAGACGTCTCTGCGCTGCTGCTGGCAAGAGACTGTGAGTCTAGGAAGCACAGTCCAGCTCTGTTTCTGTGCATttagagccttttttttttaagctttctcaggctctatGGAAATTCAAGAGCCTCACGTTGCTGCAccatttgtaactggaggtttctctcccgccCGCCAGTTCACGAATAACCAGTGTGAAGATTAATATTCATTACAGTTTGGCCAAtggcccaggcttcttattaactaggtCTTAACgacttaaagtaacccatttctattctatattttaccatgtggctttgACTTGCTACTTCACAACTTGCTTCTCCAGCGGATGCTGGCGTCTCCCTGGTCTctgccctttttttctccctgtatttggtttggctttcccacctaactatattctgccctgtcataggccaaaacacttttattcatcagccaataaaagcaacacatattcgcGTGcccagaaggacatctcacatcatagtgccactccctataggccaagaacacaaacacatgaaagagTGGGAGCCATTCCTATCCAATCACCACAGCGCCTCAATCTGACACTCTTTTGTCAGACCTTACctattttaagttaataaaaaaCAGTGAATGCAAAAGACCGTTGTTTCACTACCAGACCATATTTTTTTCAGGTTCACTGACCTTTGTGTGTCTTCTTTACCTTttttattctctgtctgtctatttctGTTCTTATCAGTGGATTTCTATCTATTCCATCTcccctcactgtgtgtgtgtgtgtgtgtgtgtgtgtgtgtgtgtgtgtgtgtgtgtagactagaGCTCAACCATGGGTGTTGTTCTTCTGGACACACCCACTGTCTTTGAGCCTCCCTGACCTGAAACTGCCCATTAAGACAGGCTGGATAGACTGGAAGCCACAGGCAGCAGCTTGTCTCCACTCTACAACACTGGGATTATGAGCTTGTACCACCAtgttgtgtagtaataggagcagcggggctgcgtctccagcaccccggccacctctggctagctttacccgaaataattacatggacactgtattcttttaaacactgcttggccctttagctctagcccttactggctaattctgatatcccgatcaacccatctctaataatctgtgagcatcggtcttactgggaagattctagcctacgcccatcctgggtcggagcttcatcgcatgtgtctgcctgggagccaggAGCAAGGCGTCTCTGTCtaaggcgtcttacctcacttcctcttcctcccagcattctgctctgtttactcctcccacctatattttaacctatcagggccagccaagcagtttctttattataatgaccttcctccatcaatgttgGACTCTTGACACAAGGTCTGGGGTAGGACACagctcatgcttgcacaacaagcacCTCACCAACTGAGCTACTATCCTGTATGAACTCCACTAGAGAGATAGCTTGATATTGTCTGTCACTTCTCAAACAGCTTACTGAAACATAATGTATGATATGGCATGCTGGAAAAAATATAATAGTGAGATTAGAAGTTAAAATTTCACTCATGTCCTCCTCAAAGAGCATCAGGAATCTGGATCTTAAAAGTCAGTGTTTTGCCCTGATCAATGGAAGGAGTATATTCTACCCAACACTGTATCCAGACAACTACAATTGCAGTCCCTAGGCAAAAATGTCCCTTCTCAGCACTCTCTTCAGAGCCTTGGCAACATCCTTATTCCTGAGAGTATAAATCAGGGGATTCAGGGTGGGAGTGATGATGCTATAGAAAACAGAACCAACTTTGTCTTGGAATGGAGTACGCTGGGATCGGGGTCTCATATAGGAGAACATGCAGGCACCATACCAAAGAGAAACCACAATGAGATGAGAGCTGCAGGTAGCAAAGGCGTTTCTCTTACTCCCAGCTGAGCGCATCTGCATGACACTGtgcagaatgaatccataggATGTAGAGACaagaatgatgggaaggagaagaaggacaaCGCTGCAGATGTACACTGTGATCTCATACAGAGTGACATCACCACATACCAGCTTCACAACAGCGGGATACTCACAGTAGAAGTGCTGGATGATTCTTGAACCGCAGAAAGGAAAGCTCATCAAGATGGATGTGTGGATTAGGGAGTTCACAGATGCACTCAACCATGACATGACAGCCATCATCACTCCCACACTTCTGCTCATGAGCACAGTGTAGCGTAAGGGGTGACAGATGGCAACATAGCGGTCATAAGACATGAGAGCCAGGAGGACACACTCTGCACCACCAAGAGACAGGTACATGAAGTGCTGGGTGGCACAGCCCACAAACGAGATGGACTTCTTGCCAGACAGGTAGTTGGTCGCCATCTTGGGAATGGTTGTGGAGACATGCATCAGATCCATGAGGGACAGCTGGCTGAGCAGGAAGTACATTGGTGTGTGAAGATGGGGGTCAGCGCAGATGAGGAGGATGGTGAGGCTGTTGCCACTCACTGCAGTAAGGAACACCAGCATGatcaggaggaaaagacaaaggtgGTTGAAGGACTCATCAAAGAGCCCTTGAAGGATGAAGTCTTCCAGAGACGTCTGGTTCCACCCCCACATGTTCCTTCTTTATCCCCTGAGAGAACCAGAAGACAGGAGTGTGATGCAGAAACACAACTTCAGAAATAAATCGGGAAAAgaattttttactcttttttaattttcttcaggtATGGTTATTATGTGTGCAGGGTACTTTACATGCGGacattatctttttattattttatgtttatggatatttctcctgcctgtatgtctgtgcaccacgtgcatacAGTGCCTGGATGCCAGAAAGAGGTGCttcatctcctggaactggagttacagtagatcatgagccacaatgtgggtgctgggaactgaatccaagtCGTATGGAAAAGTAAccaagctcttaactgctgagtcatctttctagccctcaAATATGAACCTTTTCATACAAGCTTATATTTGTTTCTAATTATTTCACGTCCCTAATTACTGAAATAGTTGAATCTTGAAATCATGACCACTCTAAAATCCAAGAATATATAGACTTCTACAAACATTCTGTTATTATGAAACACAGATACATCTAAGTATATAGGTGTCTATGCATACGTATTTACGCTGTGTATTGCTTACCTGCTTTTCTTAGTCTTTATTGTTTTACAGTTTTCACACATTTACATGATGTTTTAGTCATTTTCACCCCTTCCTTTCTATACTTTAGTCTTCTCTGTCTCCTACTGGAACCCCCTTTTCTTAAGgaatcttccccctccccccgctttAATATCTTTTCTTTGTATGTGAACCATGGACCTCAAGTGGGAGTTTATTTAGTGGAGCAAGGACAACTTATCTGTGGCTACAcagctgaagaaaatgacaccatTGTTAGTAGTCTATCTGGCGAGGCCTTTGGGCAGTCCTATCTGTGATGAAATCTTGAGAGGTCCAACCTTACTCAGATCTTGTGAGTTCCTTATTAGTTATTTTATCATACACTCCAACTCCAGAATTCCAAGCAGTTTGGTAATCTTACACATGCATCTGATTATAATGGGTCATATTGAAAAATATCGCTCTCACCTGCCATGGAAGCTAGGTAAGCAATTTATACGCAGCTGTTAGATTAGTCTGTGTGATGGGGCAGCCTGGGGGAGATAGCTCATTTGGTGAGGTTTTGTCCAggccagaggatccaagttcaatccccagcatctaGAGGAGAAAATACTTGATGTGGCAACACcgactggagagacagaggcaggcagatccttgaaAATGGCTCACCAACTAACCTAGTCAATGAGGCCTAGGTCCCAGTGAGAgttttgtctcaaaaaccaagatagATTGTTCCTAAAGAATGGaacctaaggttgtcctctgaccaccacactcaaacacacacacacacacacacacacacacacacacacacgtatatgctTGTGCAATCTATTGCATGTACTCACATGCAAACTATAAGATGGGAAATCAGGAAAGGAAATCATCCAAAAGAATATCAGTTAAAAGACATGTTAGAACCAACAACAAACTGCTCTGTAACACACAAAACCCAatgtctttctgcctctggaaTCTGTGGTGGGGCATGTTGCAGGGTTTGGGGAAATTCTTAATGGATCTTAGTGCACTTAACCATCTCAGAAGTCAAACTATCTAAAAAAGGATGATGAAAAACATAGACCATTCCAGAATCAGGTGTTGCTCTACACCAGTTAGGAAAGAAACACATGAATAAACTAAAAATGACttgtttccttcctgtctctacatGTTCCAGGAATGTCCTCTGTGGTGGATCATTTAGCCAGAAGCACGCAAAAATGACAACTGGGAAATGTAACTCATCCAGCCAAGCTGACATTATAGAAACTCCAGAGTTCATCCACCTGTTgatgtgggacacacacacacacacacacacacacaccttccataATGCTGAATCTCCAAATGAATATACTATCACACACCCAAGCTCAAGCTGACCCTTTGCCCAGAGGACTACACAAcatccattatttctctgttggGTGCCATGAACTCTAAGGGAGTCAAATGCCCTGTTTATAAccgaattttttttattttgcttgatgTATATGCATAACAATCAcatgaggggttggagagatagctcagtcagtaaagggctggctacacagcaagtccagTCCCCAAGAACCCACATCAAAAAGACAGGAGGAGGACTGTGAGactgtaaccccagccctaggAAAGTGGAGACGGGCTTTCCTGGGCCCACTAGCTAGCCAGTCTAGTTGAaccagtgaccccccccccaccttggttcagtgagagactttgtatCAAAATCACAAGGCAATAAAGCAGAAGATACATGATATtgatttctggcctccacaagcacacacacacacacacacacacacacacacacacacatacacggcttccctttttttctttttttttttctttttggtttttccagtctggctgtcctgagctatagaccaggctgtcctcaaactcacagagatccgtctacctctgcctgtcaagtgttgggattaaagtcatgcatccCCATCTCCCAGTGAACACATAGAATTATCCACAGAATGAAtcattgtattttaagaaaaggtAAGGCATTCTATGGTCATTGGGCTCCCTTTTTCTCAGACACTCTTATCAACTCTCAATAAATCTATCAGTGAAgcaacaaagataaatatttcacATGAATTTAAATGGACTTCTGCTCACCATGGCTGAGCTGACCAAAGCCAACACTGATGACCCAGTCTGACAGCAACCAAGGTCACCATCAAGTTCCAATATGGTCCCATTCTCTAGGTAAGCATGTGGCTAAGTGGTAGCAGACTGGTACTCAGTGCGGAAGGGACAACCCTTTCTTCTTACCATAGGAGGCGCTTTTTCTCTGGACTCACTTCCCATGTCTGCTGCTCTGCTGCCGAAGCGCCCTCCTACAGCACATGATTGCCCACAGCCTTGGTACTCCATGCAACATCGCTCCTGACCAGAGAGCTCATTTCACAGAAGACCTAGTGTGGGAACTGGGATGCTCAGGGATTTATCAGTCCTGTGGGGCAGGGAGGGCTAGGCAGTACATGTAAGATACGTTGATGTGGATACACACTTATGAACACGGAGGCCAACAATCAACCTCAGAAgctcctcaggagccatccaccttGTAAAGACAGACAGGGACTCTTACTGGAGCCCAAGGCTAGCCAGTTAGGCTAAGCTAGAAATCAGCCTGTTTCCAACTCCCTAGTGGATGGGTTATAAGCATGTGCTATCACCATAATttgatgtgagttctggggatgaaactccGGCCCTCAGTCTTGTGCAACAAACCCTTTATTAACTGAGCCATTACCATAGCCCTTCATCAGTCTTACTACGGGACCTTCTGTTTCCTGATACAAGTAGTCTAATGGACTGATGGTGTCTGTTAAGACTCAATTATCATGACTGCTAATGCAATGCCTTGTCTTGCAGGCACTGTCATCTGGAATGAGGTAAATACTCTACTGACTTATACTTCTGTTTCTCTTACAACACAGATTCACAGAACCAGGCTCCAAGGACTCAGTGGATACAAAGAGGAATGAGTCCTCTCACTATAAGGTCTCTAGGGGCCAGAGATaaggctcagctggtaaaggaaaactgccaagcctcatgacctgacTTCAGTGCCTGTGAACCACATGGTGGGAGAGAGAACTAACTTGaaagagttgtcttctgacctccatatgcccATGGtagcacaggaacaaacaaatgcaacacacacacacacacacacacacacacacacacacaagtaaataaaatgtagtttatACACAcagtcctccatctcttccttcaccAGGGTCCATTTCTATAAATCTCCACAGGAAAGGTGTTTCATCTATGCCTCTTGTCTCTCCTCCTACCTTAGAAACCtttctaagtaattttttttctatcaccaTTTGTAACCcaccatttccctttcttctccagaaGTCTTCTTTGTACTCTGACCAAATGTTTCCTTTGACTTGAAGCATAACTGACAACCTTCAGGCAAAGCTTTTCAGGATTCATCAAGCCCCAATGTTAGCTTACCCAGAATTTCTTCAGCAAGTGCTGGTGAGAAGAAGCAGCACAGAGGAAAAATGGAAAGGGACGGAGGATCCGCAAGGGCATGCACATTGCCTATTGTTCAtccaagaaaccttgtcttgttcattaggcttccttctccagccctgggaattTCCATTTACTATTGGAGTGGAACAGAAGATGTTAATACAACACAAGCATCATTGCACCAATTACCTGAGTCACAGCCTCACAGAAGCAGTAGGGAATGTGACTCCATGAGATTTTCACCACCCCTGCTCAGAACGAGCTCTCTCAGCCCACAGCAATGCAGATTCTAGATTTGACCCATTTTAACACCTACTAAGTCTTGGAAGCATCCAGATGTTGCCTCTGAATTTAAATATACAGCTCCACCACCTTTCATCCCCAATTTTTA includes the following:
- the LOC101983954 gene encoding olfactory receptor 2AE1-like, with protein sequence MWGWNQTSLEDFILQGLFDESFNHLCLFLLIMLVFLTAVSGNSLTILLICADPHLHTPMYFLLSQLSLMDLMHVSTTIPKMATNYLSGKKSISFVGCATQHFMYLSLGGAECVLLALMSYDRYVAICHPLRYTVLMSRSVGVMMAVMSWLSASVNSLIHTSILMSFPFCGSRIIQHFYCEYPAVVKLVCGDVTLYEITVYICSVVLLLLPIILVSTSYGFILHSVMQMRSAGSKRNAFATCSSHLIVVSLWYGACMFSYMRPRSQRTPFQDKVGSVFYSIITPTLNPLIYTLRNKDVAKALKRVLRRDIFA